In Drosophila bipectinata strain 14024-0381.07 chromosome 2R, DbipHiC1v2, whole genome shotgun sequence, one genomic interval encodes:
- the Grx1t gene encoding uncharacterized protein Grx1t encodes MGSVISSLQRPTLYVAMDSPQGNFVREIIQNNKVVIFSKSYCPYCSMAKEQFRKLEVKAYVVELDQRDDGNEIQAVLGEMTGARTVPRCFIDGKFIGGGTDVKRLYEQGILQKYFQ; translated from the coding sequence ATGGGTTCCGTGATCAGTTCCCTGCAGCGTCCCACCCTCTACGTTGCCATGGACAGTCCCCAGGGCAACTTCGTCCGCGAGATTATCCAGAACAACAAGGTCGTTATATTCAGCAAGAGCTACTGCCCGTACTGCAGCATGGCCAAGGAGCAGTTCCGGAAACTGGAGGTAAAGGCCTACGTGGTGGAGCTGGACCAGCGGGATGACGGCAATGAGATCCAGGCGGTGCTCGGCGAGATGACCGGAGCGAGGACGGTGCCCAGGTGCTTCATTGACGGCAAGTTCATCGGTGGTGGCACGGATGTAAAGCGCCTCTACGAGCAGGGCATCCTGCAGAAGTACTTCCAGTGA